ttaaaaaaaaatttcaagcaTACCAAACTCGGAAAATAACATCACTCTTTCATAAGTTGGAAGACGATGACTACATAATTCCAGAAGAAGTTAACAGAATAATTTCGAGAATTTCCATAACAAGAAAATATGATCTCCGCTCACTCAACTGTCGCTGAAGGTTTCTTGATCCTGGTAAATGCATCCATCAGATATTATGAAATACTCTATTCATTCTCTTCATCTGACATACATATTTTTATCTAATCAACACTCTCTTCATTTCTCCTAAGAAATTATTGAATGACTCCATTCATTTTATTTTGCCCGTAACAGAACAATTTCTGGGCTCTGCTCCCTAAAATTAAAATGGATTTTGAAGGGTACTCTAAGCTATACTCTTGGTTGTATCTGTTCATAAGCAACATTATGTAACAAAAAAATGTAAATCGTTCTGCAAGATCATGTGTTTGAGAGAATTCTTAACataaataaaagggaaaaaaaaaggcaTCACAAATAACACAACCGTTCAATTAAGGATCATTTCAAGCCAAAATTAAAATGAACTCACACTCATTCACTCATGTTGTAATCATCCCCATCTTCCATATCGCTTATATCAAGATCAGCAAGCAACTCTTCCAGTGGAACTGAAGGTACATCCTCCCCATCAGTCATGGATGCCATCTCTGAAGGCTGATATTCTTTATTGCGATACAATGACACATTGAACCTCAACTCTGGGTTCTCTTCCAGATCTCTCAAGAATTCTTCATATTCCTTATTCATCTTTTCCTGGTCGTTTCTACCTCTTGAGTCATCAACTTCCATGCTCAGCGACTTGAGCTTCCAGGAACGTGGCTTCCCGTGTTTTCTCTGGCGTTTCTCCTCATAACTCTTCTTTATTAAAATTGCTTCAGGGAGGACAAGACCTTTGTACTTGTCAAGCTCAATATCATTGCTGTTAGTGCCATATAGATCATAACCAAGGGCCTGATCACCAGGTTTCAAAATATGGCCTAGATGtgtttttataaagaaaatagTATCATTCTTCCCAAAATCTGAAAGACGGGCAACTTGGGCCTCAGCTAAAGCATACCTTGAGCCACCAATATTAACATCAGGAGAAATGATTTCAACATCCAATACAATATACTCCACAAGCTGCCGGCTAGTAAGCAGAGACTTAAAGGATGCCCTCCAGTACTGGTCAGCGTCCAGGTAACATTGTCTAAGAGTAAGAGGATCCAGTAGGGCTATGCTGTTTGTCACTTTTGTGCAGATTACAAGGGGACCAAGATTCCCCAAACTAACtgcaactttcggaggcaggcagATCAAATCCTCACGGCAAATTGGGGAAATTTCAACAGAGAAAGTGTATTTGTAATTATAGTTGTTGCTCTTAGGATCATGAGAGACAAGTTGCTTGTCATGGCGACTCCTCACTGGAGCAACTTTACCCACAAATTCGACAAATTTCACCCCATGACTTCGGTTTGCAAAGAAAAAATCAATACCTTGATCCATCTGCTTGATCTTAATTGCGCGGACTGCAGCATCATGCTTCAAAATTAGCTGTTCCAAGTAAAAGAAAGTTCGTCTGTGAGAAACATGCTGCCGGACTTGGACAGAAGCAACCCACTGATCAGGGTTGGCCTGAATCCTTGAGCAAGATTCACACATGGATTCTTGCTGAACATATTCAACAACATATGTTTGTTCAAGTATTGCACCATGAAGAACCTCTTTTTGAACTCTCACCCTAATCTTGATCCTCTTAGAATGCGGTTCAGTCCAAACAAATTCTGCATGTACCATCCTAACTCCTCTAAAATGCAGTTTGCCTAAACAATAAGTCAACAGCTCCTTGGACTCCAATTGGGCCTTAATCCAAGTATTTGAGTGATGCAAGTAGCTATCACATTCAGGGCAATGTCTAATGATTACATGCTTCTGCAAACCTTCAGTGATGTCTACTTCTGAGCGCAAACACTTAACACACATATTGGCTGCATTTGGTTGCATTGGAACGCCACATTTACAACATAAAATACTTCCAACGGTTTGACGAATAACAAACATGCCTGCTTCTTCAGCCATGGCTGGTCAAAATAAAACAAAcgaataatgataatattttttaatgaacaaGAGGAATAGTAATCACTTAACAAGAAAAGGCCCAAACAAGAAACCAAACA
The Manihot esculenta cultivar AM560-2 chromosome 1, M.esculenta_v8, whole genome shotgun sequence genome window above contains:
- the LOC110599972 gene encoding 60S ribosomal export protein NMD3, which translates into the protein MAEEAGMFVIRQTVGSILCCKCGVPMQPNAANMCVKCLRSEVDITEGLQKHVIIRHCPECDSYLHHSNTWIKAQLESKELLTYCLGKLHFRGVRMVHAEFVWTEPHSKRIKIRVRVQKEVLHGAILEQTYVVEYVQQESMCESCSRIQANPDQWVASVQVRQHVSHRRTFFYLEQLILKHDAAVRAIKIKQMDQGIDFFFANRSHGVKFVEFVGKVAPVRSRHDKQLVSHDPKSNNYNYKYTFSVEISPICREDLICLPPKVAVSLGNLGPLVICTKVTNSIALLDPLTLRQCYLDADQYWRASFKSLLTSRQLVEYIVLDVEIISPDVNIGGSRYALAEAQVARLSDFGKNDTIFFIKTHLGHILKPGDQALGYDLYGTNSNDIELDKYKGLVLPEAILIKKSYEEKRQRKHGKPRSWKLKSLSMEVDDSRGRNDQEKMNKEYEEFLRDLEENPELRFNVSLYRNKEYQPSEMASMTDGEDVPSVPLEELLADLDISDMEDGDDYNMSE